A genomic region of Deinococcus sp. KSM4-11 contains the following coding sequences:
- a CDS encoding GNAT family N-acetyltransferase, with translation MTAPELNATFTLREPRLPADYAPMAEVLTLCHQEWPVNAEDLERDDRTRDPKMFRTQVVAEQDGRIVGVAGFGHDDRSFEEWRYWGGVNVHPDARGQGIGTALYDELMRRATARGARELRAGSSDQPNDVPGRAFLEKRGWSAAWERYESQIDTRTLDLAALGDLLKAVEADGVQLKSLTDLAGDPERNRKLWELDWLLFQDVPMGTVFTKKTMEQWVTEELDDPHLAPELSFVAVRPGADDPLTGEYVGYSTLGQSSPGVYYIGMTGVLRSERGKGIAKALKVAAMRALQHAGGGVIKTFNDPPNKAMLGMNAALGFERTATRYRYELHLDGEQP, from the coding sequence ATGACTGCCCCTGAACTGAACGCGACCTTCACGCTCCGTGAGCCGCGATTGCCCGCCGATTACGCCCCGATGGCCGAGGTACTGACCCTGTGCCACCAGGAGTGGCCGGTCAACGCCGAGGATCTGGAACGCGATGACAGAACCCGCGATCCGAAGATGTTCCGCACGCAGGTGGTGGCCGAGCAGGACGGCCGGATCGTGGGCGTCGCGGGCTTCGGACATGACGACCGCTCCTTCGAGGAATGGCGCTACTGGGGCGGCGTGAACGTGCACCCGGACGCGCGTGGCCAGGGCATCGGGACGGCTCTGTACGACGAGCTGATGCGCCGGGCCACGGCCCGCGGCGCGCGGGAACTGCGCGCGGGCAGCAGCGACCAGCCGAACGATGTGCCTGGCCGGGCCTTCCTGGAAAAACGCGGGTGGTCGGCCGCCTGGGAACGCTACGAATCCCAGATCGACACCCGGACGCTCGACCTCGCGGCCCTGGGCGACCTGCTCAAGGCCGTGGAGGCGGACGGTGTGCAGCTCAAGTCCCTGACGGATCTGGCCGGTGATCCTGAACGGAACCGCAAGCTGTGGGAACTCGACTGGCTGCTCTTTCAGGACGTGCCGATGGGTACCGTCTTCACGAAGAAGACCATGGAGCAGTGGGTCACGGAGGAACTCGACGATCCGCATCTGGCTCCCGAGTTGTCCTTCGTGGCCGTGCGTCCCGGCGCGGACGATCCCCTGACGGGCGAGTACGTGGGCTACTCCACGCTGGGCCAGAGTTCCCCCGGCGTGTACTACATCGGGATGACCGGCGTGCTGCGCTCCGAGCGGGGCAAGGGCATCGCCAAGGCGCTGAAGGTCGCCGCCATGCGCGCCCTGCAACACGCTGGGGGCGGCGTGATCAAGACCTTCAACGACCCGCCGAACAAGGCCATGCTCGGCATGAACGCCGCGCTGGGCTTCGAGCGCACCGCCACCCGCTACCGCTACGAACTCCACCTGGACGGCGAACAGCCATGA
- a CDS encoding GNAT family N-acetyltransferase, whose product MTAASTLVIRETTDADIADMARIMSEVNPAHPWTPEALAHEIEFLQSHPLGLHLAQWIAVQYAQPVATAAALQFAGMYHPDRYHAEVMVLPSAGRHGIGTRLADVLDAHLRQRGAREVLAGAYENHPHALAFLTRRGFTEAMRFWDNVLDLRGFDLQAWAEQALVPDGVRVLSYAQLVAELGPDAALTAFYEGFKEAREDVPRTGEVTPLTPEDFQKRQENPSVYPEAQLLAVTDHGEVVAVSELWRAQNDPQRLDTGLTGTRRAWRRRGLALALKLAAIRVALSQGVTEIWTGNATTNAPMLAINDRLGFRTRPAFIEMKWGGV is encoded by the coding sequence ATGACGGCCGCCTCTACCCTGGTCATCCGCGAGACGACGGACGCGGATATTGCTGACATGGCGCGGATCATGAGTGAGGTCAACCCCGCCCACCCCTGGACGCCAGAAGCCCTGGCACACGAGATCGAGTTCCTGCAGTCGCACCCGCTGGGCCTGCACCTGGCGCAGTGGATCGCCGTGCAGTACGCGCAGCCGGTCGCCACGGCTGCCGCGCTGCAATTCGCCGGCATGTACCACCCGGATCGCTACCACGCGGAGGTCATGGTGCTGCCAAGTGCGGGCCGGCACGGGATCGGCACGCGGCTCGCGGACGTGCTGGACGCCCACCTGAGGCAACGTGGAGCGCGCGAGGTGCTGGCCGGCGCGTACGAGAACCACCCGCACGCGCTGGCGTTCCTGACGAGGCGTGGCTTCACGGAGGCCATGCGCTTCTGGGACAACGTCCTTGATCTGCGCGGCTTCGACCTCCAGGCCTGGGCCGAGCAGGCGCTGGTGCCGGACGGCGTGCGCGTTCTGAGCTATGCGCAACTGGTCGCCGAACTCGGCCCGGACGCCGCCCTGACCGCCTTCTACGAGGGATTCAAGGAGGCCCGCGAGGACGTGCCCCGCACCGGCGAGGTGACCCCGTTGACCCCCGAGGACTTCCAGAAACGCCAGGAGAATCCGTCCGTGTATCCGGAGGCCCAGCTGCTCGCGGTCACGGATCACGGCGAGGTCGTGGCCGTCTCGGAACTGTGGCGCGCGCAGAACGACCCGCAGCGCCTGGACACCGGCCTGACCGGCACTCGGCGGGCCTGGCGGCGCCGGGGTCTGGCGCTGGCGCTGAAACTCGCCGCGATCCGCGTGGCCCTCTCGCAGGGCGTCACCGAGATCTGGACGGGAAACGCGACCACCAACGCGCCGATGCTCGCCATCAACGACCGCCTCGGCTTCCGCACCCGCCCCGCGTTCATCGAGATGAAATGGGGCGGCGTGTGA
- a CDS encoding arginase: MLLSIDWDAFSGTRELVFDAPIWGTRDRPHDRLDAWWTRTLKRGGSTWAALDADYPLYPGWEAIGTYVDVPAFVALSHADAWTWLQQFPGEDVLNIDSHHDLASFSGDPRRVRPGNWAGLGLEAGLIRTYTCLYPTWHEHLPVAEGFDLDRTRAELGALLLPDVCARTTLRRQATPLDGWPEARDVQALLLVQSPAWTNPAHDPVFMEVAWGVGAAPITEPLSRPAPCTAGQVRAYNHVTTPPAHAPQETPT, encoded by the coding sequence ATGCTGCTCAGTATCGACTGGGACGCCTTTTCTGGAACGCGGGAACTGGTGTTTGACGCGCCCATCTGGGGCACCCGTGACCGCCCGCACGACCGGCTGGATGCGTGGTGGACTCGAACCCTCAAACGCGGCGGCAGCACCTGGGCGGCCCTGGACGCCGACTACCCGCTGTACCCCGGCTGGGAGGCCATCGGCACGTACGTGGACGTGCCCGCCTTCGTCGCCCTGAGCCACGCGGACGCCTGGACGTGGCTCCAGCAGTTCCCCGGTGAGGACGTCCTGAACATCGATTCCCACCATGACCTCGCCAGTTTCAGCGGCGATCCCCGTCGGGTGCGGCCCGGCAACTGGGCGGGCCTGGGCCTGGAGGCCGGGCTGATCCGCACCTATACCTGCTTGTACCCCACGTGGCATGAGCACCTGCCGGTCGCGGAAGGCTTCGACCTCGACCGAACCCGCGCGGAGCTGGGCGCCCTGCTGTTACCGGATGTTTGTGCGCGCACGACCCTGCGGCGGCAGGCCACGCCGCTCGACGGATGGCCAGAGGCGAGAGATGTACAGGCCCTGCTGCTGGTGCAGTCGCCCGCCTGGACGAACCCGGCGCACGATCCGGTCTTCATGGAAGTGGCCTGGGGGGTGGGGGCGGCCCCCATCACGGAGCCCCTGTCGCGGCCTGCCCCCTGTACTGCCGGTCAGGTTCGGGCCTACAATCACGTCACGACCCCGCCCGCCCACGCCCCACAGGAGACACCGACGTGA
- a CDS encoding GMC family oxidoreductase, whose translation MTDAPDRPTLTALVDCLIPADDFPSGWEAGVGSFLTSIFGRELRERRAEFGRGLDALDAEAQVRHGREFAGLTAAEQHALVTQLLDGDARTDWGALTAADYLQWVIRLCMQGYYGDPGNGGNRDGVAWRMLNYRPLPDGAHWPEIEDRPPTLTGWDDLREHYDAVLVGAGAGGGVAACVLSEAGHRVLLVERGPWLGTHDLRGDHLRSARLSLGYEPASGPPLHGNPRVAAGPGGESVILPSDPRWLNNAMTVGGGTRVYGAQAWRFSPEDFRMASTYGVPEGSTLADWPITYEDLEPDYDRAEWELGVSGDPAGNVCAGPRQRGYPMPPLSPNGNVRVLATGALALGLKTSPVPLLINSVPYGGRGACLQCGACVGFGCPGEFKNDTRNTVIPRALATGRCDVLSGVQVERVTTDDAGKVTGVALVTAQDGAVRRREIGAGQVLLGAGAIETARLLLNSATAQEPTGLGNTHDQVGRHLQGHVYAGAFAVFDQPVQDSRGPGPSIATNDFRHGNPGIVGGAMLANDFVPMPLWIYSLLTTLTPALPTWGLACKQALRDLYPRLALVFGPVQEVPNPDARVTIDPGVRDALGIPVVRISGNIHPEDRRTAAFISAQAVEWVKASGATQVIPLIMAPADGPSGGQHQAGTCRMGNDPRTSVTDAWGRVWGHENLHLVDGSLHVTNGGVNPVLTILALAYRVSRQVAERMNAGPG comes from the coding sequence ATGACCGATGCCCCCGACCGTCCGACCCTGACCGCCCTGGTCGACTGCCTCATTCCCGCCGACGACTTTCCCTCCGGCTGGGAGGCGGGCGTGGGCAGCTTCCTGACCTCCATCTTTGGTCGCGAACTGCGCGAACGCCGGGCCGAGTTCGGGCGGGGCCTGGACGCGCTCGACGCGGAAGCGCAGGTTCGGCATGGCCGGGAGTTTGCCGGACTGACGGCTGCCGAGCAGCACGCCCTGGTCACGCAACTGCTGGACGGTGACGCGCGGACGGACTGGGGAGCCCTGACCGCCGCCGACTACCTGCAGTGGGTGATTCGGCTGTGCATGCAGGGGTACTACGGCGATCCCGGCAATGGCGGCAACCGGGACGGCGTGGCGTGGAGGATGCTCAACTACCGCCCCCTGCCGGACGGCGCCCACTGGCCGGAGATCGAGGATCGGCCGCCGACGCTCACGGGCTGGGACGACCTGCGGGAGCACTACGACGCGGTTTTGGTCGGCGCCGGGGCTGGGGGCGGCGTGGCGGCGTGCGTGCTGTCGGAAGCCGGGCACCGCGTGCTGCTGGTCGAGCGGGGGCCATGGCTGGGCACGCACGACCTGCGGGGCGATCACCTGCGCAGCGCCCGGCTGTCGCTGGGGTACGAGCCGGCCAGCGGCCCCCCGCTGCACGGGAACCCGCGCGTGGCCGCCGGGCCGGGCGGCGAGAGCGTGATCCTGCCCAGCGACCCGCGCTGGCTGAACAACGCCATGACCGTGGGCGGCGGCACCCGCGTGTACGGCGCGCAGGCGTGGCGCTTCTCGCCCGAGGATTTCCGCATGGCGAGCACCTATGGGGTGCCGGAGGGCAGCACCCTGGCCGACTGGCCGATCACCTACGAGGATCTGGAACCCGACTATGACCGCGCTGAGTGGGAACTGGGCGTGTCCGGCGACCCGGCTGGGAACGTCTGCGCCGGGCCACGGCAGCGGGGCTACCCCATGCCGCCCCTGTCGCCCAACGGGAACGTGCGTGTGCTGGCGACGGGTGCACTGGCGCTGGGCCTGAAGACCTCGCCGGTGCCGCTGCTGATCAACTCCGTGCCGTACGGCGGGCGCGGCGCGTGCCTGCAATGCGGGGCCTGCGTGGGCTTCGGCTGTCCTGGTGAATTCAAGAACGATACGCGCAACACGGTGATTCCCCGTGCGCTCGCCACCGGCCGCTGCGACGTGCTCAGCGGCGTGCAGGTCGAGCGGGTCACCACGGACGACGCCGGGAAGGTCACGGGCGTCGCGCTGGTGACCGCACAGGACGGCGCCGTGCGGCGGCGCGAGATCGGCGCCGGTCAGGTGCTGCTTGGGGCGGGCGCGATCGAGACGGCGCGCCTGCTGCTGAACAGCGCCACCGCGCAGGAACCCACCGGCCTGGGCAACACGCACGATCAGGTGGGCCGGCACCTGCAGGGGCACGTATATGCCGGAGCCTTCGCCGTGTTCGATCAGCCCGTGCAGGACAGCCGTGGTCCAGGCCCCAGCATCGCCACGAACGATTTCCGGCATGGCAACCCGGGCATCGTGGGGGGGGCCATGCTCGCCAACGACTTCGTGCCCATGCCGCTGTGGATCTACTCGCTGCTCACGACCCTGACGCCCGCGCTGCCCACTTGGGGTCTGGCGTGCAAGCAGGCCCTGCGCGACCTGTACCCCCGTCTGGCGCTGGTGTTCGGCCCGGTGCAGGAGGTGCCGAATCCGGACGCCCGCGTGACCATCGACCCCGGAGTACGGGACGCGCTCGGGATTCCTGTCGTGCGGATCAGCGGGAACATCCACCCGGAAGACCGCAGAACGGCGGCGTTCATCTCGGCTCAGGCTGTGGAGTGGGTGAAGGCCAGCGGGGCCACGCAGGTCATCCCGCTGATCATGGCCCCGGCCGATGGGCCCAGCGGCGGGCAGCACCAGGCGGGAACCTGCCGCATGGGGAACGATCCCCGCACCTCAGTCACGGACGCCTGGGGCCGGGTCTGGGGGCATGAGAACCTGCATCTGGTGGACGGCTCACTGCACGTCACCAACGGCGGCGTGAACCCGGTGCTCACCATCCTGGCGCTGGCGTACCGGGTCAGCCGGCAGGTGGCGGAGCGCATGAACGCCGGGCCGGGCTGA
- a CDS encoding aldo/keto reductase → MTTYRQLGRSGLHLFPLGLGTMQFGWSADEAASQPILDRYYEVGGNFIDTADIYTMWTAGNPGGISEEIIGRWMKARGNRDDLVVATKVRGAMGEFGVEGRSSIKQREGLSRRWILKACEDSLRRLQTDHIDLYQVHWIDAHTPIEETLSALTDLVRRGYVRYIGCSNYSAWRLMQALWTSDARHLESFVSIQPEYSLLSPTRANFERELQRVCVEYGLGVVPWSPLGGGLLTGKYRRGQSLPDSVRAGEAGQRLTEHNDAVIGTLETVASRHGAKPAQVALAWLLQTPAMTAPIVGANSVAQLDDLLGTLTLTLTSEDVAEIDKASDWERARTELER, encoded by the coding sequence ATGACCACGTACCGTCAGCTGGGCCGCAGCGGCCTGCACCTGTTTCCCCTGGGCCTGGGCACTATGCAGTTCGGCTGGTCCGCCGACGAGGCCGCCTCGCAGCCGATCCTCGACCGCTACTACGAGGTGGGCGGGAATTTCATCGACACCGCCGACATCTACACCATGTGGACGGCCGGCAATCCCGGCGGCATCTCCGAGGAGATCATCGGCCGCTGGATGAAAGCGCGCGGCAACCGCGACGACCTGGTCGTCGCCACCAAGGTGCGCGGCGCGATGGGCGAGTTCGGCGTGGAGGGCCGCAGCAGCATCAAGCAGCGCGAGGGCCTGTCGCGCCGCTGGATCCTGAAGGCCTGCGAGGACAGCCTGCGCCGCCTCCAGACCGACCACATCGACCTGTACCAGGTGCACTGGATCGACGCGCACACGCCCATCGAGGAGACCCTCTCGGCCCTCACGGACCTCGTGCGGCGCGGGTACGTGCGCTACATCGGGTGCAGCAACTACAGCGCATGGCGGCTGATGCAGGCCCTCTGGACGAGCGACGCCCGCCACCTGGAGAGCTTCGTGAGCATCCAGCCGGAGTACTCGCTGCTGTCGCCCACCCGCGCGAACTTCGAGCGTGAACTCCAGCGGGTGTGCGTGGAATACGGCCTGGGCGTGGTGCCGTGGAGTCCGCTGGGCGGCGGCCTGCTGACCGGCAAATACCGGCGGGGCCAGTCCCTGCCCGACTCCGTGCGGGCCGGCGAGGCGGGCCAGCGGCTGACCGAACACAACGACGCTGTGATCGGCACCCTGGAGACGGTGGCCTCGCGGCACGGCGCCAAGCCCGCGCAGGTGGCCCTGGCGTGGCTGCTCCAGACGCCCGCCATGACCGCACCCATCGTCGGCGCGAACTCGGTGGCGCAGCTCGATGACCTGCTCGGCACCCTCACGCTGACCCTGACGTCAGAGGACGTGGCCGAGATCGACAAAGCCAGCGACTGGGAGCGCGCCCGCACCGAACTCGAACGCTGA
- a CDS encoding M20 family metallopeptidase: MLSDLNAMLSDLHELVRLESPSSDPMAVARVMDVVEGWARDLGATTRALPGGTRSLCFGMDEGGDARPLLILMHADTVWPTGTLDQMPWRQEHDRLYGPGTYDMKGGIVGAFHALRALGRQWPAGGIHVLLSPDEEIGSLSSRAHIEAAAHEARAALVVEPPVADSHNLKTGRKGTGGYWLTLTGIASHAGNKPAEGASAITAAAEAILAIQALARPDVGTTISAGVIRGGSAMNVIPERCAVEFDVRVSTLAEAERVDAAVQAWRPTDQRVGVDLTGGLNRPPFEQGEDTTRLYARARDIAASLGFTLGHESVGGGSDGNFTAPITPTLDGLGAPGDGAHAAHEHIRLDRWPAHVQLLTRLIQTL; the protein is encoded by the coding sequence ATGCTGTCCGACCTGAACGCGATGCTGTCCGACCTGCACGAACTGGTCCGTCTCGAATCCCCATCCAGCGACCCGATGGCGGTCGCCCGCGTGATGGACGTCGTGGAGGGCTGGGCCCGCGACCTGGGGGCCACCACCCGCGCCCTGCCTGGCGGCACCCGCTCCCTGTGCTTCGGAATGGACGAGGGGGGGGATGCCCGCCCGCTGCTGATCCTGATGCATGCCGACACCGTCTGGCCGACCGGCACCCTCGATCAGATGCCGTGGCGCCAGGAACATGACCGGCTGTATGGCCCCGGCACCTACGACATGAAGGGCGGCATTGTCGGGGCCTTCCATGCGCTGCGCGCCCTGGGCCGCCAGTGGCCGGCGGGCGGCATCCACGTCCTGCTGTCTCCGGACGAGGAAATCGGCAGCCTGAGCAGCCGCGCGCACATCGAGGCTGCCGCCCACGAGGCCCGCGCGGCCCTGGTGGTCGAGCCGCCCGTGGCGGATTCGCACAACCTGAAAACCGGCCGCAAGGGCACCGGCGGCTACTGGCTCACCCTGACCGGTATCGCCAGCCACGCCGGCAACAAACCCGCCGAGGGGGCCAGCGCCATCACCGCCGCCGCCGAGGCGATCCTGGCCATTCAGGCATTGGCCCGGCCGGACGTGGGCACCACGATCAGCGCCGGGGTCATTCGCGGCGGCAGCGCCATGAACGTCATCCCCGAGCGCTGCGCCGTCGAGTTCGACGTGCGCGTGAGCACCCTGGCGGAGGCGGAACGCGTGGACGCCGCCGTGCAGGCCTGGCGGCCCACAGATCAGCGCGTGGGGGTGGATCTGACCGGCGGTCTGAACCGCCCGCCCTTCGAGCAGGGCGAGGACACCACCCGGCTGTACGCGCGGGCCCGCGACATCGCCGCCTCACTGGGCTTCACGCTGGGCCACGAGAGCGTGGGGGGCGGCAGCGACGGCAACTTCACCGCACCCATCACGCCCACCCTGGACGGCCTGGGCGCACCCGGCGACGGCGCGCACGCCGCGCACGAGCACATCCGCCTGGATCGCTGGCCCGCGCACGTGCAGCTCCTGACCCGTCTGATCCAGACCCTCTGA
- a CDS encoding PIG-L deacetylase family protein has translation MSHATDARLKLLLIVPHPDDEVYGASGTLMGYLEAGEPCGLVTLTRGEAGRTLGLCNTPEELARLREVELSAALDVIGLTTPAARAQGSVFEHHHFPDKHLIDEPFETLVEVAHRALTTYRPEILLTFPPNGSNGHPDHVTTHRLARAAWDRVPEPERPRLWYYASDIPPENEELLALWLKPNTRHDVSPFITRKLQAIACHRTQALSTVDFIRKFPQRIMTETFHEVGLS, from the coding sequence ATGAGTCACGCGACCGACGCCCGCCTGAAACTGCTCCTGATCGTGCCCCACCCCGACGACGAGGTGTACGGCGCGTCCGGCACGCTGATGGGGTACCTGGAGGCCGGCGAGCCCTGCGGACTGGTCACCCTGACGCGCGGCGAGGCCGGGCGTACCCTGGGTCTGTGCAACACGCCGGAGGAACTCGCCCGGCTTCGCGAGGTGGAATTGAGCGCCGCGCTGGATGTGATCGGACTCACGACGCCCGCCGCCAGGGCACAGGGCAGCGTGTTCGAGCACCACCACTTTCCGGACAAGCACCTGATCGACGAACCCTTCGAGACGCTGGTCGAGGTCGCCCATCGCGCCCTGACCACCTACCGCCCGGAAATCCTGCTGACCTTCCCGCCGAACGGCAGCAACGGGCACCCGGATCACGTAACCACGCACCGGCTCGCGAGGGCCGCGTGGGACCGTGTGCCGGAACCCGAGCGGCCCCGGCTGTGGTACTACGCCAGCGACATTCCGCCAGAGAACGAGGAACTGCTGGCCCTGTGGCTGAAGCCCAATACCCGCCACGACGTCTCGCCGTTCATCACGCGTAAGTTGCAGGCGATCGCGTGCCACCGCACCCAGGCGCTGAGCACCGTGGATTTCATCCGGAAGTTCCCGCAGCGGATCATGACCGAGACCTTCCATGAGGTCGGCCTCAGCTGA
- a CDS encoding GNAT family N-acetyltransferase encodes MPLTVRPVLDHEWDDAARAYSAAHPQEPYSGADLRKRHREQQDWNYTAATLVAVDGPEVVGMGSYYQNPGAYHKDRYTLDLGVLPERQRQGVGGALWAALDAQLIAHGAESIRVLAREDHPTAPGFLGRRGFVGGKRYFTSALDVTAFDATPYASTLAAVAAQGITILSLSDLRAAGTPDLEARLHALMSDVRRDVPRSEPATPLAFQVFEEAVLGDPGLIPDAYLVAAHAEQFIGQTALFSSDVSDTLYTGLTGVTAAWRGRGVATALKVRAAGVARIRGAPTIRTDNASDNAPMLAVNDRLGFVRDPASISYQRVY; translated from the coding sequence ATGCCACTGACTGTCCGCCCTGTCCTGGATCACGAGTGGGACGACGCTGCCCGCGCGTACTCGGCCGCCCATCCGCAGGAGCCGTACAGCGGCGCCGACCTGCGCAAACGCCACCGCGAGCAGCAGGACTGGAACTACACAGCGGCCACGCTGGTCGCCGTGGATGGCCCCGAGGTGGTCGGGATGGGCAGCTACTACCAGAATCCCGGCGCGTACCACAAGGATCGGTACACCCTCGACTTGGGGGTGCTCCCGGAGCGTCAACGGCAGGGCGTGGGCGGGGCGCTCTGGGCGGCGCTGGACGCGCAACTGATCGCACACGGCGCGGAGTCCATCCGCGTGCTGGCGCGCGAGGACCATCCCACCGCGCCGGGCTTCCTGGGTCGGCGGGGCTTCGTGGGCGGTAAACGGTACTTCACGAGCGCGCTCGACGTGACGGCCTTCGACGCCACGCCCTACGCCTCCACCCTGGCCGCCGTGGCCGCGCAGGGCATCACGATCCTCAGCCTGAGCGACCTGCGCGCCGCCGGGACGCCCGATCTGGAGGCCCGCCTGCACGCCCTGATGAGCGATGTGCGCCGTGACGTGCCCCGCAGCGAACCTGCCACGCCCCTGGCGTTCCAGGTGTTCGAGGAGGCCGTGCTGGGCGACCCCGGTTTGATTCCGGACGCGTATCTGGTCGCCGCGCATGCGGAACAGTTCATCGGTCAGACGGCGCTGTTCTCGTCTGACGTCAGCGACACCCTGTACACCGGTCTGACCGGTGTCACCGCCGCGTGGCGGGGCCGGGGCGTGGCCACTGCCTTGAAGGTGCGGGCCGCCGGTGTCGCCCGGATCAGGGGGGCGCCCACCATCCGCACCGACAACGCCAGCGACAATGCCCCCATGCTGGCCGTGAACGACCGCCTGGGCTTCGTGCGCGATCCTGCGTCCATCAGCTACCAGCGGGTCTACTGA